aaaaagaaaaggaCCATCTAAACTATTGCTTGGTCTGCGTGCAAAGGATCTCAAACTGACATAACATTCCATATTCCTTGTCTATTTCCAGTTTAAGCAGTTAGTGGATGATTATTTGAGttaatttttatataaaaatttttttatcgattttgaaatttagaatggacaataataaaaataagaagaattACTCTTCTTTTAAATTTATGGTTAGCTAAAGCACTAGCATGATCAAATATTTCTAGTGCCTGAAGTATATCTATTAAATACTTATATTATCTGTTCCTGCAAAATTTATTTACAGCCAAATTTTTTTTGCGATAATGTAAATCACAGCCCAGCCATGAGGGTAAATTAGCTCAACAAATCCTTACAAAAAATTTCTAAAGATAAACAGTGAACTCCAAAAATATCATTTTCATGAATAGAGGCACCATCAACAGATAACAGGTTTCTAAAAATATTCTTTCTATAAATAGAAGGCAGGACAATATAACTCCAATCTCCATTTGCTCAAAATTTCTCCCCAAAAAAGATCAGAATTCCAAGTTTAGGACTCTTGTCTCCTCCTCAATTGTGGGtaatctcaaaaagaaaaaccCTAACGAAATTCATTCTTTCCCATTTATCACCAGTTCTTTTGAAAAAATTCCGTTCAAGTCCCCTTTCTGCAACTATAGCATCAGGAAAATAGGGGAAATTCGCAATGTCGGAGCCGCCAACGATCACTCACGTTTCGGATAAGAACACTGTCGGCGAATTATCACCGCCGACGAGCTCAAAATCCGTGACCGATACAATTAACGGCTCGCACCGTTTCGTGATCCAAGGTTATTCGTTAGCTAAAGGGATGGGAGTTGGAAAACACATCGCTAGTGATACTTTCACCGTCGGTGGTCACCAGTGGGCGATTTACTTTTATCCGGACGGGAAGAACCCCGAGGATAATTCGGCGTATGTTTCGGTGTTTATTGCTTTGGCTAGTGAAGGAACGGATGTTAGGGCTTTGTTTGAGTTGACTCTGGTTGATCAGAGTGGTAAAGGAAAGCATAAGGTTCACAGTCATTTCGATCGGTCTCTTGAGAGCGGGCCTTACACCTTGAAGTACCGTGGCAGCATGTGGTAATTTGTTGTTTCTTGTAATTTAGCCAATTTCTTGAACATAGTGTTGCCTTATTCAAAttgatttaagttatatacacagACAAGTGTAATGCATTTAAATAGAGTTACCTGCATTTtaaatgacttttttttttataactaTGGTGTTCGGACTAGCTTGTGCGCGCCTCAACTAATTCCACATGATACATGTCACTTTCCTCCAGCAACATGTACTAGGTAACTTTGTCCACCAAGGCTTAGATAGATGGaaagaaatcacctagtatttTTTGCCTCCGCTAGGATTTGAACCTGGGACCTCGTGGTTATCACctacttcattgaccactaggccacATCCTTGGGTGCAAATGCATTTTAAATGACTTGATTgtgtgaaaatattttttttacaccATCAGTGCTTACAACTTAAACTATCCAAACTACTTCCAAAGATATTGCAAATGAGGAattaaataaaatacatgttAAATGTTCAAGATATCTTTGAGTTCCAATTTGATACTCAAGCAAACAAGAATAGTTAGATTGGTTGAAGTTGATCACCAAGATAGCTAGCACAATGCTGCAGTCGTTGCTTTCCAAGAAAAGTAAATTTTTGGGGGCTGGCATAGGCATTATAGAATTGATTAACTGAAAGCTACTGTGGCTGTTCTTATAATAAGATCAAGTCATCAGAATTTTGTTAGAACCTTAATAACACTCCAAAAGCTAGTTGTCGAGTTGGTAGAGATAGAGCCCACATTGAAATCATGTTTGTGTTAAGTCAATTATTGTTGCTTTTCATTTACGGTCAGAACCAGAATCAGTATCATGAATCCAATCATAAAAATAGGTAATGATGCGGTCCTCCAAATTGCCTTATTCTCCTTGCTAGTCCTCTTACCCCAAGTGGTGATTGTCTCATTCTCCGTCCTTGGTGTGACCCTTGTAACTCGAACAAAGAGAGTGGAAGATGCCATATCTGTGCTGCTAGTAGTCCTTGTCCTTTATGGACCAAACCTAAGGTTCTACTGCTAAACCTATCCAATTAGCGTAATCGATCATATGCCTCCACCCAAATAAATACGCGCTAACCTGCCTAAAATAAGGTAGGAAACTTTTTCTTATACCCTTTGTACGGGACTCCTTTCTCATACCGTTTCCCCCTATTGCTAGTTGCAAACAGAAGTGCTTCCCTTTTGGGCTAGGAATCAAATGCTCTCAATTGACTCGGGGCTTTATCATCAAGAAAATTTGTTGCAGGCTGAGGTATCTATTTGAGTGAAAAGTATTTGAGGTATCTTCCATTGTGGCAGGAacttgaagaaaaaagaaaatagaagaatccTGTTTATTGCATCTTGAATAACTACTTGAGCAAACTTTTCTCCTCTTTAATTGTTATACTTCAACTCAAGACTTTCTCTGAAGTTGTTATCTTATCTGTCTGATATGTAGGGGATACAAACGGTTTTTTAGACGAGGAATGCTCGAGACTTCAGATTATCTGAAGGACGACTGCTTGAAGATTAATTGCACTGTGGGAGTTGTGCGCTCTACGATAGACTGTTCGAGCTTGCATACAATTCAGGTCCCAGACCCTGACATTGGAGCGCATTTTGGCATGCTTTTGGAAAATATGGAAGGCTCTGATATTGTCTTCAACGTGGCTGGTGAAAAGTTTCATGCCCATAAGTTGGTATTGGCTGCTCGTTCTCCTGTATTCCGCTCTGAATACTTTGATAGACAGGATGTTGATGAGCAGGAAATTGTGGTTACAGATATGGAACCTGAGGTCTTCAAAGTGAGCATTTACTTTTATCATATTATGGCTATTTCCGTCTTAGAAATTttatttcttcttgttttctcaATGTAAATCTGTTTTTAATATCATTATCATAATTCTCCGTCTCTCTTGCTGTAATTGCTTCTTCAACAAAACATTTGCTTTTGGCAAAATAGATTGAACTCTTTCTAACTAGAAATGGAGCTCTAACTCGCTGTTCTTTGGAATGTTCTATTTCTTCTCGTGCAAGGTTATGCTGCACTTTGTATACAAAGATGCTCTTGTAGAAGAAGAGCTAGAAGCAACTAGTACTTCTTCTTCTGCCCCCTGCATATCTGATACTGTGACAGCAAAATTGCTATCAGCAGCTGATCGGTATAATTTAACACGACTCAGGAGGTTGTGTGAGTCTCATCTCTGCAAAGATATCTCTGTCAACTCTGTTGCACAAATACTCGCTTTAGCAGACCGTTACCATGCCACTGAGCTCAAAGCAGTTTGCCTAAGATTCGCTGCTGAAAATCTTGCTGGTACGAGGCTTTTTATATTTGCGTCATGTTCCCTTCTATGCAGAGAACTCATGCTTTTGGAATAACAATTCTTTTGCATCACCACATGGGTTGGATTGGAACAAAAATAAATGTTATAGTTTGTTATATCTTCTCATTTCATAGTCTTATCATGTTTGTCATTGTTGTACCActctaagttgctcggactcggGTATCCGAGACGGGGACGGATCCGAGTATCGGATTTGGAAAAATCTAAATTTTTAGATTCGGGGATGCGGATGCGGATGCGGATGCGGATATGGATACGGGTGCGGGGATTCGGCTAATAAAAAATAGAGCTATAAAAATATTGTAAATTTTGAGAGATATTTTGTGAAAAACTTACGTGAATATTGTACAATTCAATCTTTCATTCTCCAAGATGGACATTATTCTTTCATTGTTCTAAatatgttttatttttgattttgagaaatcaaaatctcaatttttctcCCAAATTTATCGATGGACTCCGGTCAAAGTGTCCGAAGTCAGTTGACCGTATTCGGGACGTATCCGTCCTGTATCCGGACGGGGCACCAAAATCGAATAGTCCGTGCAACTTAGGACTACCACTACTTCAGTCAGTATTCCTTGTCAAATATTGTTGCCATCCACTTGtctatctcttttcttttatctCTGTAGTGTAATCTAGCTGTAGTGGGCACGGATACAATTTCTAATGCTTTTCGATGTTTTGCTTCTGTCTCTCTTATTGTTCATTCTTGGGCACTATAATTTCCACAAAGTAGATCATCATTTTAGACTGATCGTATGTGCGGATACTTGGTAACTCATGACAAAAGGATCCAATAGTATGATTTTGTATGTCAAGTCATTTCCCGTGGATCACCTAGTGATTTTTTTTGGTCTACGCTGGGATTTGAACGCTGGTCCTCTAAGGTTTTCATCCACTTCATTGACTACTAGGTCACACCGTTAGGTGTTTCAGAAATTTCAATCTTAATAAAAACAAAGGCCGCCTTAGTGTCTTTAGATAGCAATCGAGCTGAAACAATTATACTGAACTAttcttataaaaaaaaaacaattatacTGAACTAGTATTGAGGAGAAAGAGAAAATTACAGTTGGAAGGCTTAGTCTTTGTTCGTTGATAGGGAATTCTATCTTCTCATGGAAAAGCAGAGGAAACTGAAAGTTGCATCTCCTGAGGTCAGATAAGAGAGCTCTTTCAAGTTGACTCTGTTCCGAGAATTGTTGGTTTCTAAGTTGTTTTCTTTGAGCAGTGAAAGGACTTCTTTCTTTGTCTTTCTCTCTTATTTCTTTCCCCACTCCCTTCCTTCATGCAAATATAACAAAGGTGCAATTATCCCGGCTATATACCTCTGCATACGTCCCAGCAAGCCCCATATAAAAAGAACTTCTGATCTCCAGCCAATCCCCTTTTTGTCACTTTGACATTGGCAGAACATTCACAAGGACAAAGCAAAAGAGGAAAAAACTCAATAGTGAAACCAATGAAGTGACTTATCAGGAAAATGAAATGAATGAAGTGGATCACTATCCTCATCTGGCAGAGCTAGGACAACAGAGATAGATTTGAGCTTGTGAACTTTGGCATGGACCCTCTTGTCACTTAACTTGCTGATGCAGACATCAAATCCATTATAGATGATTTTATGGGTTAATACACCAAGTTAACTTTTACCAGTCACTACATCCCCTTAAATTGCACCTGCGAGCTCCCTGGGAGAGGGGATAAGAAAAAGCTCCCATTTTGATTAGAATCTCTTTTCTTGTTTAAGAATGAACCCCAACTCAATCTACCAACCACAAAGCACGAAGGTCTAATTCGGATATTAAGCGTCTAACATGCCTTGCTTGTGTCATTTCCACCTGCCAAAAGCACCAAAGGAAGTGAGCTGATTTTGCTATAAAACCTATATCTTGCCTTGCATTTGTCTTCACGTTTCTGGGTGTTCCACTCTTGTGCATCTCTATATTCAGGCCTAGTGGTTAGTTATATTTTTACCGAGATTAATGGGTGCATATGGGGTCCAACACCTATtttgagaaataaaaataaattatcttCAGAATGTATGTAAATAAGGAAATTGTTGACTTTGTGTCGAAGAAGAAATTTCCTAACTACCAAACCATCATAAACTGTTAAAACAGAATTGGTGGGTGTTGAGTTGTGTCCCACATCAGTGGGTAATGGGTGTcttggtctccttatatggtcttgggcaatcctcacctcataagctagcttttggggttgagttaggctCAAGGTCCATTcttatcatggtatcagagccatgctCATCCCAATTTATTGTTACCGATGTTGGCCCCTATTTATATTGTCCACGCTCCAGTTGCAGGCCTGGGCGCGAGGGAGGGGTGTTGAGTtgtgtcccacatcggtgggtaaTGGGTGTTttggtctccttatatggtcttgggcaatcctcacctcataagctagctttggggttgagttaggcccaaggtTCATTCTTATCGGTGGGTACACAGTTATATTAGCTTGAGTGTGTTGTAATTGCAAAATCACTTCTAATGATAAATAATTCAGATCATATTAGCTGAGTGCAATGTAAGATCAGACAAGAAAGTTAATTTGCAGAATGAATGTAATATAAtgagcagcaacaacaacagcaaaccaagtgaattcccacaagtggggtctggggagggtagtgcgAACACAGACCTTCTGAAATTAAATTAGCTATCCGCTGAATAGTCGTAAACTCGGGATGACATTTAATGTTTCTATAAACTAAAATCAATGCGATTTTAAATGACTACTAATGACTCTCAAAAAATTAAATCTTATATATGTGACAACTATATAAGATCAACTTATCTGCAAAATTAATGTAAATAATGAGGACAGTGTAAActttcctgtgaacttttcaaACTGCTGAAATCAAAGAAGTTATCTGCTGAATGATTGTATAATAATTAGGACATTGTGAACTATAAACTAAAATAGAAATTTCCTTCATTGCAAAACCACCATAAACTCTGACAGAATTGTTGGATACTTAGTGAGAGAGTGCTATTTGTTTGAGCACAATATGATTGTAAATGGCTGTTAACGGCTCTCTAAAAGAATGAGATCATATATAGCTTTGCAATACATGTAAATAGTTGCTGGAGACTCACAAAAAGAATTTGTCCCTATTTAGCTAATTGCAATACAGTGAATGAGTGGTTTTGGTTGGTACTTGGAGTTCCATCTTTTATACAAAAATTTTAACAACCGGAACTACCTTTTACGGAAACTGATGAACATGATAATTTAAAATGCGTCTGCACGGGTATATTGTTCTCTCGTCCCTGCCCCCTCCCGAAAAATTGCTGTAAATCAAAAACGAAATGTTTTTTCTATCAACAAGGTTCTAAAAACTCTCTGGGTAAGCTGTGGTGCTCATGCAGAGCCAGCTTTTGGCTTGAATGTTGAGTATGTCTCAGGTGAGCTTAATAAGGATTTTATAGTACGGATGGCAAGAAATACACACGTCAAGCAGCTTTGGCACTTGGGGTGCCACTAAAGGGTGCACTATGGAGTCAAACCTCTTGTAAGGATGGAGTTGGAAACTatttccagttttttttttttttttaccttatcaaagaaaaaaggaagaagaagaagatagaagcagaAGCTAACAACTTTTTTTTATGAAGTAACTTAAATTCATTAAAAAGCACCAAGAAGATGCAAAGAGTACAGAAACTAACAACTTTTCATCTAAATTAAATTCATTAAAAGGCACCAAGAAGATGCAAAGAGTACAGAAACTAACAACTTTTCATCTTGATATTGAAACAGCTTTAGCCATCAAAAGACCATACACTTTTAAAGCAAAAAGTAATGGTACTTAGCAAAGCAGCTTTTTTGGCTCGAGTGTGAAGGGATGTTAAATGGCTTTGTCGTAGCCTTTCGTAAACTATTTAGGAAGGAATAATGCACCCTACCACCCCCACTCCCCAAAAAAAAAACCGATAGGATGTGTAATTGGGTGCAAAGCATAGATCGGCATGTGCTATTTCTGGTGCTCTTGGTGGGTACTATGAAGCCCGCTTCTTGTAAAAGTAGATTTTGACTTTTGTTTGCAAATAAGTTTTCTGGTAAAACATCTGAAAGTGATTAAGAGGATCAGAAATTTCTAGAGAAATGTGAAAATAACTTCTTGAGGTCTATAACTTTTTAGAGGGTAAGCTATGCTATCCAGTAAGAGATTTCTATTAATTTTAATGTTGCTATGAATGCGGCTGTTACACATTCCCTTGCCTATCTAATGGCTGAAGACTGTCATTAAGTTGCCGGGCTTTGACCACTGCCATATTTTGAAATTTGCATCTGTTGTATTCTGTACTTCTCTTGCACCAGAGGTTTTCACTCATATATTACTTGGTTATATTTTGCAGCTGTCATGCAATCAGATGGGTTCGAATACCTTAAAGAACATAGCCCGTCTCTTCAGTCAGAGCTTCTTAAAACTGTGGCTGGTTGTGAGGATGATTGTAGCAGTGGAGGTGGTAAGTCCAAAAGTGTGTGGGCCCAGCTTTCAGACGGTGGTGATACCAATGGAAGGAGGGTTAGGCAAAGGACCTGATTTTAGAAATAGGAAATTGTTAAAATTTGTTGTATTGTATATTGAAGGGGATGTGCTGGAAATGTTGGGAAATTACAACATTAGCAATAGAAAGGTAAATGTTCATTAGTTGTCTGTAAGATATTTGATGAACATCTCTTGTGTGATACTGGTAACCTGAAAAGTGACAAATAGCCAGTTTGTACCTTCATAATAACCAGTGACAAATACATATTCTCTTGCTATTGCTACTATGAATAGGTAATTCCTCCCAGTTGAAGGATAGTGTTGTTTGTATTTCAAGCATATGTTATCGCATTGTGCAATCTTG
The Nicotiana sylvestris chromosome 11, ASM39365v2, whole genome shotgun sequence DNA segment above includes these coding regions:
- the LOC104221774 gene encoding BTB/POZ and MATH domain-containing protein 4-like, with the protein product MSEPPTITHVSDKNTVGELSPPTSSKSVTDTINGSHRFVIQGYSLAKGMGVGKHIASDTFTVGGHQWAIYFYPDGKNPEDNSAYVSVFIALASEGTDVRALFELTLVDQSGKGKHKVHSHFDRSLESGPYTLKYRGSMWGYKRFFRRGMLETSDYLKDDCLKINCTVGVVRSTIDCSSLHTIQVPDPDIGAHFGMLLENMEGSDIVFNVAGEKFHAHKLVLAARSPVFRSEYFDRQDVDEQEIVVTDMEPEVFKVMLHFVYKDALVEEELEATSTSSSAPCISDTVTAKLLSAADRYNLTRLRRLCESHLCKDISVNSVAQILALADRYHATELKAVCLRFAAENLAAVMQSDGFEYLKEHSPSLQSELLKTVAGCEDDCSSGGGKSKSVWAQLSDGGDTNGRRVRQRT